In Bifidobacterium sp. ESL0775, the following are encoded in one genomic region:
- the argF gene encoding ornithine carbamoyltransferase has product MAGQLRHMLRDDDVTHDEQKEILELGMKFWKDRYYHRPFEGPQGVAVIFDKPSTRTRSSFSVGVAELGGYPLVIDKSGSQLGRGEPVADTARVLTRMTSAIVWRTFGQERVETMAKYATVPVVNALTDQFHPCQILADFLTIAQHRGGVDALKGMTIAYLGDAANNMANSYLLGGATAGMNVRVSGPEGFLPDPTIVADAERIAAENGGSILITTDPREAVADADCIFTDTWVSMGEESEYAVRSKPFWDYQVNDELMGLAKPDAMFQHCLPAYRGKEVTASVIDGPQSVVWDEAENRLHAQKALLTWLIGQQRDDKDLLK; this is encoded by the coding sequence ATGGCAGGTCAATTGCGGCACATGTTGCGCGATGATGACGTCACCCACGACGAGCAAAAGGAAATACTCGAACTGGGCATGAAATTCTGGAAAGATCGTTACTACCACCGTCCCTTCGAAGGGCCGCAGGGCGTCGCGGTGATCTTTGACAAGCCCAGCACCCGCACGCGCTCCAGCTTCTCCGTGGGCGTCGCGGAACTCGGCGGGTACCCGCTGGTCATCGACAAATCCGGTTCCCAGCTTGGCCGCGGCGAGCCGGTGGCCGACACAGCCCGCGTGCTCACTCGCATGACCAGCGCCATCGTCTGGCGCACCTTCGGCCAGGAACGTGTGGAGACGATGGCGAAATACGCCACCGTGCCCGTTGTCAACGCCTTGACCGACCAGTTCCACCCCTGCCAGATCCTCGCCGATTTCCTCACCATCGCGCAGCATCGCGGGGGAGTCGACGCCCTCAAAGGCATGACCATCGCCTATCTCGGCGACGCGGCCAACAACATGGCCAACTCCTACCTGCTCGGCGGCGCGACAGCCGGCATGAACGTGCGTGTCTCCGGACCGGAAGGCTTCCTTCCAGACCCGACGATCGTCGCGGACGCAGAACGTATAGCGGCCGAGAACGGCGGCTCGATTCTGATCACCACCGACCCGCGCGAGGCCGTCGCCGACGCCGATTGCATCTTCACCGACACGTGGGTGTCGATGGGCGAGGAAAGCGAATACGCGGTGCGTTCCAAGCCGTTCTGGGACTACCAAGTCAACGACGAGCTCATGGGCCTTGCCAAGCCAGACGCGATGTTCCAGCACTGCCTTCCCGCCTACCGCGGCAAGGAAGTCACGGCCAGCGTCATCGATGGGCCGCAATCGGTGGTCTGGGACGAGGCCGAGAACCGCCTGCACGCCCAGAAGGCGCTGCTGACCTGGCTGATCGGCCAACAACGAGACGACAAGGACCTGCTCAAATGA
- the argR gene encoding arginine repressor, with the protein MNDSQSESKLRHPMNRTARLSVIQDILTNSVVSSQAQLSQILADRGIEVTQATLSRDLDEMKAVKTRLKSGEMAYTLGVEPEHDDVTAEKIDQQLSRGLSGLITSAAAARNLVIVHTPSGAAQYMASVIDKQPIEDILGTVAGDDTVLLVCSDDDAAIGRVKWLLDIVSRGQNAKANKR; encoded by the coding sequence ATGAACGATTCGCAAAGCGAGTCGAAGCTGCGCCATCCGATGAACAGGACGGCGCGCCTGAGCGTCATCCAGGACATCCTGACGAATTCCGTGGTCTCCTCGCAGGCCCAGCTTTCGCAGATTCTGGCAGATCGTGGCATCGAGGTCACGCAGGCGACGCTGAGCCGCGACCTCGACGAGATGAAGGCCGTCAAGACCAGGCTCAAAAGCGGCGAGATGGCCTATACGCTGGGCGTCGAGCCCGAACATGACGACGTGACCGCCGAGAAAATCGACCAGCAGCTTTCGCGCGGGCTTTCGGGGCTGATCACCTCGGCCGCGGCGGCGCGCAACCTGGTCATCGTGCACACGCCATCCGGCGCGGCGCAATACATGGCCAGCGTCATCGACAAGCAGCCGATCGAGGACATCCTCGGCACGGTCGCCGGCGACGACACAGTGCTGCTGGTATGCAGCGACGATGACGCCGCGATTGGGCGGGTGAAATGGTTGCTCGACATCGTCTCGCGCGGGCAGAACGCAAAGGCGAACAAAAGGTAA
- a CDS encoding argininosuccinate synthase — translation MSDKNRIVLAYSGGLDTSVAIPYLKERTGKDVVAVSLDVGQGGESLETIRQRALACGAVEAYVVDAREEFAKEYCMLALKANAKYEGVYPLVSAISRPLISKHLVRAAHQFGADTISHGCTGKGNDQVRFEVSIASIDPNLKAISPIRDLSLTRDVEIQFAKDHKLPITQTEKSPYSIDQNVWGRAIETGFLEDPWNGPTKDCYTYTDDPAFPPVEDEVVIEFKQGVPVKIDGKDVTPLQAIEEMNRRAGAQGIGRIDLIEDRLVGIKSRELYEAPGAMALITAHEELENCCLEREQHRIKRDIDKRWAELVYDAQWFSPAVRSLNAFIEDTQRYVSGEIRMVMHGGRAVVTGRRSDSSLYDYKLATYDSGDTYDQNASNGFISIYGLPDKVAAARDVKFGNGIEVPDNSVE, via the coding sequence ATGAGCGATAAGAACCGCATCGTACTCGCGTATTCCGGAGGTCTTGACACCTCCGTGGCCATCCCGTATCTGAAGGAGCGCACCGGCAAGGACGTCGTCGCCGTCTCCCTCGACGTCGGCCAAGGCGGCGAAAGCCTCGAGACCATCCGCCAGCGCGCGTTGGCTTGCGGTGCCGTCGAAGCCTACGTCGTCGACGCCCGCGAGGAATTCGCCAAGGAATACTGCATGCTGGCGCTCAAGGCTAACGCCAAGTACGAAGGCGTCTATCCTCTGGTTTCCGCCATTTCCCGTCCGCTGATTTCGAAGCATCTCGTGCGTGCCGCCCACCAGTTCGGCGCCGACACCATTTCGCACGGCTGCACCGGCAAAGGCAACGACCAGGTGCGTTTCGAGGTCTCCATCGCCTCGATCGATCCGAACTTGAAAGCCATCAGCCCGATTCGCGACCTCTCGCTGACTCGTGACGTCGAGATCCAGTTCGCCAAGGACCACAAGCTTCCCATCACGCAGACCGAGAAGAGCCCGTATTCCATCGACCAGAACGTCTGGGGACGCGCCATCGAGACCGGTTTCCTCGAGGATCCGTGGAACGGCCCGACCAAGGACTGCTATACCTACACCGACGATCCCGCGTTCCCGCCCGTTGAGGATGAGGTCGTCATCGAATTCAAGCAGGGCGTGCCCGTGAAGATCGACGGCAAGGACGTCACCCCGCTGCAAGCCATCGAAGAAATGAACCGCCGCGCCGGAGCCCAGGGCATTGGCCGCATCGATCTCATCGAAGACCGCCTGGTCGGCATCAAGTCCCGCGAGCTCTACGAAGCGCCAGGCGCCATGGCGCTCATCACCGCACATGAAGAGCTCGAGAACTGCTGCCTCGAACGCGAGCAGCACCGCATCAAGCGCGACATCGACAAGCGTTGGGCCGAACTGGTCTACGACGCCCAATGGTTCTCGCCCGCGGTCCGTTCGCTCAACGCCTTCATCGAAGACACGCAACGCTACGTTTCCGGCGAGATCCGCATGGTCATGCACGGAGGCCGCGCCGTGGTCACTGGCCGTCGCAGCGATTCCTCGCTCTACGACTACAAGCTCGCCACCTACGATTCCGGCGATACATACGACCAGAACGCCTCCAACGGATTCATTTCGATTTACGGCCTGCCCGACAAGGTCGCCGCCGCCCGTGATGTGAAATTCGGCAACGGCATCGAAGTCCCGGACAACTCCGTCGAGTGA
- the argH gene encoding argininosuccinate lyase has protein sequence MTEQEKNGNEHLALWGGRFKSGPSPELARLSKSTQFDWRLADDDIAGSRAHARALGKAGLLSDDELKRMEEALNKLQKLVDSGEFAPVEDDEDEATALERGLLEIAGDELGGKLRAGRSRNDQIACLIRMWLRRHARTVAGLVLGVVDALIGQAEKAGEAVMPGRTHMQHAQPVLLAHQLMAHVWPLLRDVDRLADWDKRMDESPYGSGALAGNTLGLDPEAVAHELGFSRVTANSIDGTASRDLVAEFSFIAAMIGVDLSRLSEEIIIWNTQEFAFVRLDDAYSTGSSIMPQKKNPDIAELTRGKSGRLIGDLTGLMATLKGLPTAYARDLQEDKEAVFDQVDTLETLLPAFAGMVRTMVFDLDRLKAQAPTGFALATDIAEWLVKQGVPFRHAHELSGACVQMAESRGVELWDLNDDDFVTVFKDFLPADVAPQVRKVLSVEGSVDQRNGKGGTAPVRVREQIAEAKQVAVKAQMFADSVSDGPAYVKPDAVR, from the coding sequence ATGACGGAGCAGGAAAAGAACGGGAATGAGCACTTGGCGCTGTGGGGCGGACGGTTTAAGTCTGGGCCGTCTCCGGAGCTGGCGCGACTCTCCAAATCGACGCAGTTTGATTGGCGGCTCGCCGATGACGATATCGCGGGATCGCGGGCGCATGCTCGGGCGCTCGGCAAGGCCGGGCTGCTGAGTGACGATGAGTTGAAACGCATGGAAGAGGCGCTCAACAAGTTGCAGAAGCTTGTGGATTCAGGGGAGTTTGCTCCTGTCGAAGACGACGAGGACGAGGCCACGGCGCTGGAACGTGGGCTGCTCGAGATCGCGGGGGACGAACTCGGCGGCAAGCTGCGCGCCGGGCGTTCGCGCAACGACCAGATCGCCTGCCTCATCCGCATGTGGCTGCGTCGTCATGCGCGCACAGTCGCCGGTCTGGTGCTCGGTGTGGTCGATGCGCTGATTGGTCAGGCCGAGAAGGCCGGGGAAGCCGTGATGCCAGGGCGCACGCACATGCAGCATGCCCAGCCCGTGCTGCTCGCGCATCAGCTGATGGCCCATGTCTGGCCGCTCTTGCGCGATGTCGACAGGCTCGCCGATTGGGACAAGCGCATGGATGAAAGCCCGTACGGTTCCGGCGCGTTGGCTGGTAATACACTTGGGCTTGACCCGGAAGCCGTGGCTCACGAGCTCGGATTCTCGCGCGTCACCGCCAATTCGATTGACGGCACCGCAAGCCGTGATTTGGTGGCCGAGTTCTCGTTCATCGCCGCCATGATCGGTGTTGACCTGAGCCGCCTATCCGAAGAAATCATCATCTGGAACACGCAGGAATTCGCCTTCGTGCGTCTCGACGACGCCTATTCCACCGGTTCCTCGATCATGCCGCAGAAGAAGAACCCGGACATCGCGGAACTCACTCGCGGCAAGTCCGGCAGGCTTATCGGCGATCTGACCGGCCTTATGGCCACGCTCAAGGGCCTGCCGACGGCCTATGCTCGCGATTTGCAGGAAGACAAGGAAGCGGTGTTCGATCAGGTCGACACGCTTGAGACCTTGCTGCCTGCCTTCGCCGGCATGGTGCGCACGATGGTCTTTGACCTCGACCGTCTCAAGGCGCAGGCGCCTACCGGTTTCGCCCTGGCCACCGACATCGCCGAATGGCTGGTCAAACAGGGTGTCCCGTTCAGGCACGCCCACGAGCTTTCCGGCGCATGCGTCCAAATGGCGGAAAGCCGCGGCGTGGAGCTTTGGGATCTGAACGATGACGATTTCGTCACCGTATTCAAGGATTTCCTACCCGCCGATGTCGCACCGCAAGTCCGCAAGGTCCTTTCGGTGGAAGGTTCCGTCGACCAGCGTAATGGCAAGGGCGGCACCGCGCCCGTCCGCGTGCGTGAGCAGATCGCCGAGGCCAAGCAAGTCGCGGTCAAGGCGCAAATGTTTGCCGATTCCGTTAGCGATGGCCCGGCATACGTAAAACCAGACGCAGTGCGCTGA
- a CDS encoding GDSL-type esterase/lipase family protein: MTLGIGTPIATIQALWAKHTIHLADPPEGEPFGVRKFDQSMSNDVKPLTICAIGDSMVAACGTQNQQEGLIPDIAEGFAHKFRRDVSWEAHGKLGATMRRVRYRLLPEVLKSGKTFDILLLCAGSNDIMANRTLDEWRADLSVVLDEAKPLSDHIVVLSPGQMQHEPSLGKALRRALEREMDEQAAVSKEVCAEHGATYVDMIHENVHADAPDFFSPDHFHPSAQGYQYMVDGVIAKLGPAFVQQFVVQ; this comes from the coding sequence ATGACATTGGGTATCGGAACTCCGATAGCGACCATTCAGGCATTGTGGGCGAAGCACACGATTCATCTGGCGGACCCGCCGGAAGGTGAGCCGTTCGGGGTCCGAAAATTCGACCAGTCAATGTCCAACGATGTCAAACCGCTGACCATCTGCGCCATCGGCGATTCCATGGTTGCCGCCTGCGGTACGCAGAACCAGCAGGAAGGGTTGATTCCCGACATCGCAGAAGGTTTTGCGCATAAGTTCCGTCGCGATGTCAGCTGGGAAGCGCACGGAAAACTGGGTGCCACGATGCGTCGTGTACGCTATCGTCTGCTTCCTGAAGTCCTCAAATCCGGCAAGACGTTCGACATCCTCCTGCTGTGCGCCGGTTCCAACGACATCATGGCCAACCGCACGCTTGACGAATGGCGTGCCGATCTTTCCGTCGTGCTCGACGAAGCCAAGCCGCTTAGCGACCATATCGTCGTCTTGAGCCCCGGCCAGATGCAGCATGAGCCTTCGCTGGGCAAGGCTTTGCGTCGTGCACTTGAGCGCGAGATGGACGAGCAGGCTGCCGTAAGCAAGGAAGTCTGCGCCGAACATGGTGCCACCTATGTCGATATGATCCACGAGAACGTGCATGCCGACGCGCCGGATTTCTTCTCGCCGGACCATTTCCATCCCAGCGCGCAGGGCTACCAATACATGGTCGACGGCGTGATCGCCAAGCTCGGACCCGCATTTGTGCAACAGTTCGTCGTCCAGTGA
- the tyrS gene encoding tyrosine--tRNA ligase yields the protein MAHVTNFKEAGFDSLFDELNWRGLISQSTDRDQLAKALNGGPITYYCGFDPTAASLHIGNLVQLINMRHLQEAGHHPIALVGGATGLIGDPRQSGERTLNPKDVVEGWARRLKKQIGTILVTDGDNPVRFVSNYDWTAQMSVIDFLRDVGKNFRMGTMLAKDTVARRLKSDEGISFTEFSYQVLQGNDFLHLFDEYDCTLELGGSDQWGNLTSGLDLIRKVRGENVNVFTSPIITDSQGKKFGKSEGNAVWLDPTMLSPYKFYQFWYNQPDGEMLKLLKAFTFLPKAEIERLAHEAEVNPGAREAQKALAWEVTSFVHGEKVTQEALDAASALFGRGGDLKSISSDMLRSSIDGLKIENEEGEKVFAKAVIGERIAQAAVSAGLFKSISEARKTIKSGGVYVNNARVEDQDQELKGDDFLADHYALIRRGKKAVGVVELG from the coding sequence ATGGCTCACGTCACCAACTTCAAGGAAGCGGGATTCGACTCCCTCTTCGATGAATTGAACTGGCGCGGGTTGATTTCCCAGTCCACGGACCGGGATCAGCTCGCTAAAGCGCTCAACGGCGGGCCGATCACCTATTATTGCGGTTTCGACCCCACTGCGGCCTCCCTGCACATCGGCAATCTCGTGCAGTTGATCAACATGCGCCACCTGCAGGAGGCTGGCCACCATCCCATCGCGTTGGTCGGCGGTGCCACCGGGCTTATCGGCGATCCCCGCCAAAGCGGCGAACGTACGTTAAACCCCAAGGATGTCGTGGAAGGCTGGGCGCGGCGCCTCAAGAAGCAGATCGGCACGATTCTGGTGACCGATGGCGATAATCCCGTGCGTTTTGTCTCCAACTACGACTGGACCGCGCAGATGTCGGTCATCGACTTCCTGCGCGACGTCGGCAAGAACTTCCGCATGGGCACCATGCTCGCCAAGGACACCGTGGCGCGCCGGCTCAAGAGCGACGAGGGCATCTCCTTCACTGAGTTCAGCTATCAGGTCCTGCAGGGCAACGATTTCCTCCATCTTTTCGATGAATACGATTGCACGTTGGAACTAGGTGGCTCCGACCAGTGGGGCAACCTCACCAGCGGCCTCGACCTGATTCGCAAGGTGCGCGGCGAGAACGTCAACGTTTTCACCAGCCCGATCATCACCGACAGCCAAGGCAAGAAATTCGGCAAGTCCGAAGGCAACGCCGTCTGGCTTGACCCGACGATGCTGAGCCCCTACAAGTTCTACCAGTTCTGGTACAACCAGCCCGATGGCGAGATGCTGAAGCTTCTGAAGGCCTTCACCTTCCTGCCCAAGGCCGAGATCGAGCGGCTCGCCCACGAGGCCGAGGTCAACCCCGGTGCACGCGAGGCGCAGAAGGCGCTGGCTTGGGAGGTCACCAGCTTCGTGCACGGCGAGAAGGTCACGCAGGAGGCGCTTGATGCGGCTTCGGCGCTGTTCGGACGCGGCGGGGACTTGAAATCCATCAGCTCCGACATGCTGCGTTCCTCCATCGACGGCCTCAAGATCGAGAACGAGGAAGGCGAGAAGGTCTTCGCCAAGGCGGTCATCGGCGAGCGCATCGCCCAGGCGGCGGTTTCCGCGGGTCTGTTCAAGTCGATCTCCGAGGCGCGCAAGACCATCAAGTCCGGCGGCGTCTACGTCAACAACGCGCGCGTCGAGGACCAGGACCAGGAGCTGAAAGGCGACGATTTCCTCGCCGACCACTACGCGCTGATCCGCAGGGGCAAGAAGGCTGTAGGGGTCGTCGAGCTTGGCTGA
- a CDS encoding helicase, with protein sequence MAEEQRGNRDGNSYGHGSSRPSGGYRGHGGYRGNNRGGGFHKGGHGGYRGHDDDRRGGYRGNGGHRDFHRDGERSGGYRGHGDGDRRDFHRDGERGGYRGDGDRRDFHRNDDHRGGYRSGGYRGRDDDRRGGYRGNGGHRDFHRDGERGGYRGDGDRRNFRRDDDRRDFHKDGDRRDFHKGGYRGHDDDRRGGYRGGDDRRDFHRNDDRRGGYRSGGYRGHDDDRRGGYRGNDRRDGDRRDFHRNDDRRGGYNSRGNDRRDFHRDDRRDGDRGGYKGYNDRRDDRRDDRRGGFHNDGREEYMHNGPRRNSDGTVSFPSQNPYTDRRPGEPRMPKGMEWSMLSKDEKERLRGLSKEHAENIGLHILAAYALEESDPKAARDHAEWVAHQASRIDFSRETLAFIAYRQGDYKTALKEFRTAHRMNGYNDYLPFIADCERGLGNPKRAIEMAMSDDAKALTGESKAEMFLVYAGALGDLGLWDKAVDVVSKLADTKGLPGAYRMRALQAEQYFLEESGHGDEAADLDTTIEALENKYADEDEDDEDADEVVIDYDLERLPDDMMEELGITEDDAQYAPDPYEDDDDYDRDSDSENSDGDDEDSDESDEDHSDDDGTDSDEALGEELDTDANLDDQSQSALDPQTLEAQESAEATAKENADSMEVVDESGESDESEDSEADQEAQGEVGEDDEAETEGDADDDENELSAEETTEGAEDSDDPAVKQEVADEKDESGEEE encoded by the coding sequence ATGGCAGAAGAACAGCGCGGCAACCGCGACGGCAATTCATACGGTCACGGTTCGTCCCGTCCCAGTGGCGGCTACAGGGGTCACGGCGGGTATCGCGGCAACAATCGCGGCGGAGGTTTCCACAAGGGTGGCCACGGCGGATACCGTGGACATGACGACGATAGGCGCGGCGGCTACCGCGGCAACGGCGGGCACCGCGACTTCCATCGTGACGGCGAACGTAGCGGCGGTTACCGCGGACACGGTGACGGGGATCGTCGTGATTTCCATCGTGATGGCGAACGTGGCGGCTATCGCGGCGATGGCGACCGTAGGGACTTCCATCGCAACGATGACCATCGCGGAGGCTACCGTTCCGGTGGCTATCGTGGGCGTGACGACGACAGGCGCGGGGGTTACCGCGGCAATGGTGGTCACCGTGACTTCCATCGTGACGGTGAGCGTGGCGGATACCGTGGTGACGGCGACCGCAGGAACTTCCGTCGCGATGACGACAGGCGCGATTTCCACAAAGACGGCGACCGCAGGGACTTCCACAAAGGCGGTTACCGCGGACACGACGATGACAGGCGCGGGGGTTACCGCGGCGGGGATGACCGTAGGGACTTCCATCGCAATGATGACCGTCGTGGCGGCTACCGTTCCGGCGGCTATCGCGGGCATGACGACGATCGTCGTGGCGGCTACCGCGGCAACGACCGTCGTGATGGCGATCGCCGTGACTTCCATCGCAACGACGACCGCAGGGGCGGCTACAACTCCCGCGGCAACGACCGTCGTGACTTCCACCGTGATGATCGGCGAGACGGCGATCGTGGCGGCTACAAGGGCTACAACGACCGTCGCGATGATCGACGTGACGACCGCCGTGGCGGCTTCCACAATGACGGCCGTGAGGAATACATGCACAACGGCCCGCGCCGCAATTCAGATGGCACGGTCTCGTTCCCCTCGCAGAACCCGTATACCGACCGCCGTCCTGGCGAGCCGCGCATGCCCAAGGGCATGGAATGGTCGATGCTTTCCAAGGACGAGAAGGAACGTCTGAGGGGGCTTTCCAAGGAGCACGCCGAGAACATTGGACTGCACATCCTCGCCGCCTATGCGCTTGAGGAAAGCGACCCGAAGGCCGCGCGTGACCACGCCGAATGGGTGGCACATCAGGCCTCACGCATCGATTTCTCGCGCGAGACGCTGGCGTTCATAGCTTACCGTCAGGGTGACTACAAGACCGCGCTGAAGGAGTTCCGTACCGCGCACCGCATGAATGGCTACAACGATTACCTGCCGTTCATCGCCGATTGCGAACGCGGCCTCGGCAACCCGAAGCGCGCCATCGAGATGGCGATGTCCGACGACGCCAAGGCGCTCACCGGCGAATCCAAGGCCGAGATGTTCCTGGTCTATGCCGGCGCACTCGGCGACTTGGGGCTTTGGGACAAGGCCGTCGATGTGGTCAGCAAGCTGGCGGACACCAAGGGCCTTCCCGGTGCCTACCGCATGCGTGCGCTGCAGGCCGAGCAGTACTTCCTTGAGGAATCCGGCCATGGAGACGAGGCCGCCGACCTCGACACCACCATCGAGGCGCTTGAGAACAAGTACGCCGATGAGGATGAGGACGACGAGGACGCTGACGAGGTGGTCATCGATTACGATCTCGAACGCCTGCCCGACGACATGATGGAAGAGCTCGGCATCACCGAAGACGACGCCCAGTATGCGCCCGATCCCTATGAGGATGACGACGATTACGACCGTGATTCCGATTCCGAAAACTCCGATGGCGACGACGAAGATTCAGATGAGTCTGATGAGGATCATTCCGATGACGACGGTACCGATTCGGACGAGGCGTTAGGTGAGGAACTGGATACGGACGCCAATCTTGATGACCAGTCCCAGTCCGCGCTCGACCCGCAGACCCTGGAAGCCCAGGAAAGCGCCGAAGCCACCGCCAAGGAAAATGCAGACAGCATGGAAGTCGTCGATGAGTCCGGTGAATCCGATGAGTCCGAGGATTCCGAGGCTGACCAAGAGGCGCAAGGCGAAGTCGGCGAGGACGACGAGGCCGAGACCGAAGGCGACGCAGATGACGACGAGAACGAGTTGTCCGCGGAGGAAACCACCGAGGGCGCCGAGGATTCGGACGACCCCGCGGTGAAGCAGGAAGTCGCGGACGAAAAAGACGAGTCCGGCGAAGAGGAGTAA
- a CDS encoding HAD-IIA family hydrolase yields MQTVLKATEQPIEQAYGLALLDLDGVVYRGKNPVDYASEAITKAQQAGMTVEYTTNNSSRYQQTVADQLQGFGLEVEPWQIITSSVVAARMVARAVPKGAKVLIVGAGHLREELEKQGLVVVDRVEDNPAAVVQGWYPEVGWNELANASYAVERGAQYFVTNRDLTIPRELGIAPGSGSLIQAVITATGVEPVASAGKPEAAMYDEARLLASHDGATLVPKDRCLAIGDRLDTDIEAGNRGGYDSLVVLTGVADPEQLMLAPAHLRPTYISRDLRDLHVAMPQLVRVSDTEWRCENATAELAGDEVRVSDVHDINALRAACNLLWSLADGGKVDTASLRLPEFQLQES; encoded by the coding sequence ATACAAACAGTGCTCAAGGCAACCGAACAACCAATCGAGCAGGCCTACGGGCTCGCATTGCTGGATCTCGACGGCGTGGTCTACCGGGGCAAGAACCCGGTGGATTACGCCAGCGAGGCCATCACCAAGGCCCAGCAGGCCGGGATGACGGTGGAATACACCACCAACAATTCCTCGCGCTACCAGCAGACCGTGGCCGACCAGCTTCAGGGCTTCGGCCTTGAGGTCGAGCCATGGCAGATCATCACCTCATCGGTTGTGGCCGCCCGCATGGTGGCACGTGCCGTGCCGAAAGGCGCGAAAGTGCTCATCGTCGGCGCCGGACATCTGCGTGAGGAACTGGAAAAGCAGGGGCTTGTCGTCGTTGATCGTGTTGAGGACAATCCGGCCGCAGTAGTGCAGGGCTGGTATCCCGAGGTCGGCTGGAACGAGCTCGCGAACGCCTCGTACGCCGTGGAGCGCGGCGCGCAATACTTCGTGACGAACCGGGATCTGACGATTCCGCGGGAACTGGGCATCGCTCCCGGTAGCGGCTCGCTGATCCAGGCCGTCATCACGGCCACCGGCGTCGAACCGGTCGCCTCCGCCGGAAAACCGGAAGCCGCCATGTATGACGAGGCGCGTCTTCTGGCCTCGCACGACGGTGCCACGTTGGTCCCCAAGGACCGTTGCCTGGCCATCGGCGACAGGCTTGACACGGACATCGAGGCGGGCAACCGCGGTGGCTACGATTCGCTGGTCGTTCTCACTGGCGTGGCCGACCCCGAGCAGCTGATGCTGGCCCCGGCCCATCTGCGCCCGACCTACATCTCACGTGATCTGCGTGACCTGCATGTGGCGATGCCACAGTTGGTCCGGGTTTCCGATACCGAATGGCGATGCGAGAACGCCACCGCCGAGCTTGCAGGTGACGAGGTCCGTGTCAGCGACGTCCATGACATCAACGCGTTGCGGGCCGCGTGCAATCTGCTTTGGAGCCTTGCCGATGGCGGCAAGGTGGATACGGCCTCGCTAAGGCTTCCAGAATTCCAACTGCAGGAGTCCTGA
- a CDS encoding TlyA family RNA methyltransferase, with protein sequence MRLDAYMASTGLARSRTQAQRLIRSGKVSVDGRLASKSSFNVESGADVSVDKGDDYVSRGAYKLLGAFGRFADVGLPTPKGLRCLDIGASTGGFCDVLLRHGAAKVIALDVGHGQLDPRIVADPRIIEMSGVNIRDVAAEDLPYRPSLIVSDVSFISLTYVIPVIAKIAATPADIVLLVKPQFEVGKGHLGKNGVVEDLALRESALKTVCDCAQANGLKVVSTCPSPIQGTHGNAEYLLYATLR encoded by the coding sequence ATGCGTCTGGACGCTTACATGGCTTCTACGGGTCTGGCGCGCAGCCGTACCCAGGCGCAGCGGCTTATCCGCTCCGGCAAGGTGAGTGTCGATGGCCGGCTTGCCTCCAAATCGTCCTTCAACGTCGAATCCGGCGCTGATGTCTCTGTTGATAAAGGCGACGATTACGTCTCCCGTGGCGCCTACAAGCTGCTTGGTGCTTTCGGACGGTTCGCGGATGTTGGTCTGCCGACGCCGAAGGGCTTGCGATGCCTGGACATCGGCGCGTCCACCGGCGGCTTCTGCGACGTGTTGCTCCGGCATGGCGCGGCCAAGGTCATCGCCCTCGACGTGGGGCATGGCCAGCTTGATCCGCGCATCGTCGCCGACCCACGCATCATCGAGATGAGTGGCGTCAACATCCGCGATGTCGCGGCCGAGGATCTGCCATACCGTCCTTCCCTCATCGTCTCCGATGTGTCGTTCATCTCACTGACCTACGTGATTCCGGTCATCGCCAAGATCGCGGCGACACCCGCCGACATCGTGTTGCTGGTCAAACCGCAATTCGAAGTAGGCAAAGGACATCTCGGTAAGAACGGTGTGGTCGAGGACCTCGCGTTACGCGAGTCCGCCCTGAAAACCGTATGCGACTGCGCGCAGGCCAATGGCCTCAAGGTGGTGTCCACCTGTCCATCGCCGATACAGGGCACCCACGGCAACGCGGAATACCTGCTCTATGCGACCTTGCGCTGA